A single window of Aquabacterium sp. OR-4 DNA harbors:
- the nifE gene encoding nitrogenase iron-molybdenum cofactor biosynthesis protein NifE, which yields MSASLNAKIAEVFDEPGCDKNQAKSEKERKKGCTKQLTPGAAAGGCAFDGAKIALQPIVDVAHLVHGPIACEGNSWDNRHSASSGESTYRTGFTTDIGEMDVIYGGEKRLFKAVREIKEKVNPPAIFVYQTCVTALIGDDIEAVCRRATEKFGLPVIPVNAPGFAGPKNLGNKLGAEALLDHVVGTLEPEFTTPYDINIIGEYNLSGELWQIKPLLDALGVRVLSCISGDGRYKQVASAHRAKANMMVCSKSMINIATKMEKRWGIPYFEGSFYGIGDMSETLREIARLLVATGADPELKGRTEALIALEEARAWGRIRAYRERLAGKKVLLITGGVKSWSVVSALQEAGLEVVGTSVKKSTKEDKDKLKALFGSAEEADAHMIDDMTPRQMYAMLRDAQADIMLSGGRSQFVALKARMPWMDINQERHHAFAGYEGMVTMVEEIDKALHNPMWAEVRKPAPWDLEDALLKAPSAEQLAAEAAPA from the coding sequence ATGTCTGCCTCACTGAACGCCAAGATCGCCGAAGTCTTCGACGAACCCGGCTGCGACAAGAACCAGGCCAAAAGCGAGAAAGAGCGCAAGAAGGGCTGCACCAAGCAGCTCACGCCCGGTGCCGCGGCCGGTGGCTGCGCCTTTGACGGCGCCAAGATCGCGCTGCAGCCCATCGTCGACGTGGCCCACCTGGTGCACGGCCCGATCGCCTGCGAGGGCAACAGCTGGGACAACCGCCACAGCGCCAGCTCGGGCGAGAGCACCTACCGCACCGGCTTCACCACCGACATCGGCGAGATGGACGTGATCTACGGCGGCGAGAAGCGCCTGTTCAAGGCGGTGCGCGAGATCAAGGAGAAGGTCAATCCGCCGGCCATCTTCGTGTACCAGACCTGCGTCACCGCGCTGATCGGCGACGACATCGAGGCGGTGTGCAGACGAGCCACCGAGAAGTTCGGCCTGCCGGTGATTCCGGTCAACGCGCCGGGTTTTGCCGGCCCCAAGAACCTGGGCAACAAGCTGGGCGCCGAGGCCCTGCTCGACCATGTGGTGGGCACCCTCGAGCCCGAGTTCACCACGCCCTACGACATCAACATCATCGGCGAGTACAACCTCTCGGGCGAGCTGTGGCAGATCAAGCCGCTGCTCGACGCCCTGGGCGTGCGCGTGCTCAGCTGCATCAGCGGTGACGGCCGCTACAAGCAGGTGGCCAGCGCCCACCGCGCCAAGGCCAACATGATGGTCTGCAGCAAGAGCATGATCAACATCGCCACCAAGATGGAGAAGCGCTGGGGCATCCCGTACTTCGAGGGCAGCTTCTACGGCATCGGCGACATGAGCGAGACGCTGCGCGAGATCGCCCGCCTGCTGGTGGCCACCGGCGCCGACCCCGAGTTGAAGGGCCGCACCGAGGCGCTGATCGCGCTGGAAGAGGCGCGCGCCTGGGGGCGCATCCGCGCCTACCGCGAGCGCCTGGCCGGCAAGAAGGTGCTGCTGATCACCGGCGGCGTGAAGAGCTGGAGCGTGGTGAGCGCACTGCAGGAAGCCGGCCTGGAAGTGGTGGGCACCAGCGTGAAGAAGAGCACCAAGGAAGACAAGGACAAGCTCAAGGCCCTGTTCGGCAGCGCAGAGGAAGCCGACGCCCACATGATCGACGACATGACGCCGCGCCAGATGTACGCCATGCTGCGCGACGCCCAGGCCGACATCATGCTCAGCGGCGGCCGCAGCCAGTTTGTGGCGCTGAAGGCGCGCATGCCCTGGATGGACATCAACCAGGAGCGCCACCACGCCTTTGCCGGCTACGAAGGCATGGTGACCATGGTGGAAGAGATCGACAAGGCCCTGCACAACCCGATGTGGGCCGAGGTGCGCAAGCCCGCGCCCTGGGATCTGGAAGACGCCCTGCTCAAGGCGCCAAGTGCCGAGCAGCTGGCGGCTGAGGCGGCGCCGGCCTGA
- a CDS encoding GGDEF domain-containing protein — protein MDPQTVVLLLGLNLFTVGLLLALIGRRMDESQGMRSFAIGSMLFGLAFLVRLATGHQRTSLLSMLPDTLMVLATLLYITGLRQFVGQSAPRARVRALGTAVFAGFWLLAWLGWQDLGRHVALNTALAVNYLVLSAMALHGSRRVQGDMRLSLTVLCAVTGLMGLTTGARVWVAASAGLAPLFNGPLAGIYYGYSTFASVVLGPNLLWMVFLRLNGRLQLLATHDPLTGLLNRLGLDEALQRHFAARPPALPLVWCQFDIDHFKRVNDQHGHATGDAVLRAVAAALQAEVRGSDFLARLGGEEFLVGCVGGTDAALVLAERVRQAVAAQAHPSPSGGLLRCTLSAGVSPPFGDLPSWEAALRLADEALYRAKAEGRDSVRVAAPPLRPAPPQPPAARHLAP, from the coding sequence ATGGACCCCCAGACCGTCGTACTTCTGCTCGGGCTCAACCTGTTCACGGTGGGCCTGCTGCTGGCCCTGATCGGGCGTCGCATGGACGAGTCGCAGGGCATGCGCAGCTTTGCCATCGGCTCCATGCTGTTCGGCCTGGCCTTCCTGGTGCGCCTGGCCACCGGCCACCAGCGCACCAGCCTGCTCAGCATGCTGCCCGACACGCTGATGGTGCTGGCCACCTTGCTGTACATCACCGGCCTGCGCCAGTTTGTGGGCCAGTCGGCGCCGCGTGCGCGGGTGCGGGCACTGGGCACGGCCGTGTTCGCGGGCTTCTGGCTGCTGGCCTGGCTGGGCTGGCAAGACCTGGGCCGACACGTGGCGCTGAACACCGCGCTGGCGGTCAACTACCTCGTGCTGTCGGCCATGGCGCTGCACGGCAGCCGGCGGGTGCAGGGCGACATGCGCCTGTCGCTCACCGTGCTGTGCGCCGTGACCGGCCTGATGGGCCTGACCACCGGGGCCCGGGTGTGGGTGGCCGCCAGCGCCGGGCTGGCGCCGCTGTTCAACGGGCCGCTGGCGGGCATCTACTACGGCTACTCCACGTTTGCCAGCGTCGTGCTGGGGCCCAACCTGCTGTGGATGGTGTTTCTGCGCCTGAACGGCCGCCTGCAGCTGCTGGCCACGCACGACCCCCTGACCGGCCTGCTCAACCGCCTGGGCCTCGACGAGGCCCTGCAGCGGCACTTCGCCGCGCGGCCACCGGCCTTGCCGCTGGTGTGGTGCCAGTTCGACATCGACCACTTCAAGCGCGTCAACGACCAGCACGGCCACGCCACCGGCGACGCGGTGCTGCGCGCCGTGGCGGCCGCGCTGCAGGCCGAGGTGCGCGGCAGCGACTTTCTGGCGCGCCTGGGCGGCGAGGAGTTTCTGGTGGGCTGTGTTGGCGGTACCGATGCCGCGCTGGTGCTGGCCGAGCGCGTGCGCCAGGCCGTGGCCGCGCAGGCCCACCCCAGCCCGTCGGGCGGGCTGCTGCGCTGCACGCTGAGCGCCGGCGTGTCGCCGCCCTTTGGCGATCTGCCGTCCTGGGAGGCGGCGCTGCGCCTGGCCGACGAGGCGCTGTACCGCGCCAAGGCCGAAGGCCGCGACAGCGTGCGCGTGGCCGCGCCCCCGCTCAGGCCGGCGCCGCCTCAGCCGCCAGCTGCTCGGCACTTGGCGCCTTGA
- a CDS encoding DUF2322 family protein, giving the protein MAFADMLATLPDVSHLAALRLIDASGAVVATLENKPGQAGSVRVYHALAQRHGGAITPAAAAEGLGLYAEHTADARAHPGKHPNIDRLLTLAAPLQVVLVPA; this is encoded by the coding sequence ATGGCCTTTGCCGACATGCTCGCCACCCTGCCCGACGTCAGCCACCTCGCCGCGCTGCGCCTGATCGACGCCAGCGGCGCCGTGGTGGCCACGCTCGAGAACAAGCCCGGCCAGGCCGGCTCGGTGCGCGTGTACCACGCGCTGGCGCAGCGCCATGGCGGCGCGATCACGCCGGCCGCGGCGGCCGAGGGCCTGGGCTTGTACGCCGAGCACACGGCCGATGCGCGGGCCCATCCCGGCAAGCACCCCAACATCGACCGCCTGCTCACGCTGGCCGCGCCGCTGCAGGTGGTGCTGGTGCCGGCCTGA
- a CDS encoding RNA polymerase sigma factor encodes MFDPASELPALDAPAPAAPAGPAAAAGTGTPPRNRLARWLGRLAAAAMPVDDWVLWQRACAGDAPAATALVRQLTPQALGLALQLLRDRADAEDMVQEAFLRLWRSRPDARLGATLATYFNTIVINRCKSLLTQRRELATEPEALTTLADARQAGLDAVADGNSDGATAGPAAASLQAALRALPARQRMALAMWAYADASVPEIAAALDLDTNAAHQLLHRARQALKRSLAPENLR; translated from the coding sequence ATGTTCGATCCGGCCAGTGAACTCCCCGCGCTGGATGCGCCTGCCCCCGCCGCGCCCGCTGGCCCCGCGGCGGCCGCCGGCACCGGCACCCCGCCGCGCAACCGCCTGGCACGCTGGCTGGGCCGCCTGGCGGCCGCGGCCATGCCGGTGGACGACTGGGTGCTGTGGCAGCGCGCCTGCGCCGGCGATGCGCCGGCCGCCACCGCGCTGGTGCGCCAGCTCACGCCGCAGGCCCTGGGCCTGGCCTTGCAGCTGCTGCGCGATCGCGCCGATGCCGAAGACATGGTGCAGGAGGCCTTTCTGCGCCTGTGGCGCAGCCGCCCCGACGCCCGGCTCGGCGCCACGCTGGCCACCTACTTCAACACCATCGTCATCAACCGCTGCAAGAGCCTGCTGACCCAGCGCCGCGAACTGGCCACCGAGCCCGAGGCCCTCACCACCCTGGCCGATGCCCGGCAGGCGGGGCTGGATGCCGTGGCCGATGGCAACAGCGACGGCGCCACCGCCGGGCCGGCAGCCGCGTCGCTGCAGGCTGCGCTGCGGGCCCTGCCGGCGCGCCAGCGCATGGCCCTGGCGATGTGGGCCTATGCCGATGCCAGCGTGCCCGAGATCGCGGCCGCGCTGGATCTCGACACCAATGCCGCCCACCAGCTGCTGCACCGGGCCCGGCAGGCCCTCAAACGCAGCCTGGCCCCGGAGAACCTGCGATGA
- a CDS encoding DUF3106 domain-containing protein: MPDPADWAALTPAQQDQRRAALKRQLQQATPAERQEFRRLLRQRLETMSPQQRQALMAQTRERWDAMSPEQRQRVADERRQQIQAMTPEQRRELAQQRRVMLDKLSPEERRALREKLPQD; this comes from the coding sequence GTGCCCGACCCCGCTGACTGGGCCGCGCTCACCCCGGCCCAGCAAGACCAGCGCCGCGCCGCGCTCAAGCGCCAGCTGCAGCAGGCCACGCCGGCCGAGCGGCAGGAGTTCCGCCGCCTGCTGCGCCAGCGCCTCGAAACCATGAGCCCGCAGCAGCGCCAGGCCCTGATGGCCCAGACCCGCGAGCGCTGGGACGCCATGAGCCCCGAGCAGCGCCAGCGCGTGGCCGACGAGCGCCGCCAGCAAATCCAGGCCATGACGCCCGAGCAGCGCCGCGAGCTGGCCCAGCAGCGCCGCGTCATGCTCGACAAGCTGAGCCCCGAAGAACGCCGCGCCCTGCGCGAAAAACTGCCGCAAGACTGA
- a CDS encoding DUF1501 domain-containing protein, translating into MPANPTLGRRAALHWLAAGLGATALPARLALAAGSDDALSPRLVVLMLRGALDGLAAVPAVGDPAWAALRGQAAAAPQPGTANEGSAAAASPAGAEPRLLPGTLFALHPALAQLHQWWGQGQLLILHAVASAYRERSHFDAQQLLESGGERPFALQTGWLGRALQASGRPAVALSPAMPVALRGAEQASTWTPSRRAPGSDDLLARVGQLYGDDRALADAWAKALQQQGLAREAGMAAGAGIAGMDAGQANGLAALARQAGAFLSAERGARVAWLEAGGWDTHTQQAGRLQRQLAALDDGLAALRSALGPHWARTSVLVMTEFGRTAVLNGSGGTDHGSGGVALLAGGAVAGGRVLTDWPGLAPAQLLDRRDLRPTQDIRAVIGALLQRQFGLSQAQLRAGILPGAPVFDDAQLWRA; encoded by the coding sequence ATGCCCGCCAACCCCACCCTGGGCCGCCGCGCCGCGCTGCACTGGCTGGCCGCCGGCCTGGGCGCCACCGCCCTGCCGGCCCGCCTGGCCCTGGCCGCCGGCAGCGACGACGCGCTGTCGCCGCGCCTGGTGGTGCTGATGCTGCGCGGCGCGCTCGACGGCCTGGCCGCCGTGCCGGCCGTGGGCGATCCGGCCTGGGCCGCGCTGCGCGGCCAGGCCGCGGCAGCGCCGCAGCCCGGCACCGCCAACGAGGGCAGCGCTGCCGCCGCATCGCCCGCCGGCGCCGAGCCCCGCCTGCTGCCCGGCACCCTGTTCGCGCTGCACCCGGCGCTGGCCCAGCTGCACCAGTGGTGGGGCCAGGGTCAGCTGCTGATCCTGCACGCCGTGGCCAGCGCCTACCGCGAACGCTCGCACTTCGACGCCCAGCAGCTGCTGGAAAGCGGCGGCGAGCGGCCCTTTGCGCTGCAGACCGGCTGGCTGGGGCGGGCGCTGCAGGCCAGCGGCCGGCCTGCGGTGGCGCTGAGCCCGGCCATGCCGGTGGCCCTGCGCGGCGCCGAGCAGGCCAGCACCTGGACCCCCAGCCGCCGCGCCCCCGGCAGCGACGACCTGCTGGCCCGCGTGGGCCAGCTCTATGGCGACGACCGCGCGCTGGCCGATGCCTGGGCCAAGGCGCTGCAGCAGCAGGGCCTGGCCCGCGAGGCCGGCATGGCCGCAGGGGCGGGCATAGCCGGCATGGACGCAGGCCAGGCCAACGGCCTGGCGGCGCTGGCGAGGCAGGCCGGGGCGTTCTTGTCGGCCGAGCGCGGTGCGCGCGTGGCCTGGCTCGAAGCCGGCGGCTGGGACACCCACACCCAGCAGGCCGGCCGCCTGCAGCGCCAGCTGGCCGCGCTGGACGACGGCCTGGCCGCGCTGCGCAGCGCGCTGGGCCCGCACTGGGCGCGCACCAGCGTGCTGGTGATGACCGAGTTTGGCCGCACCGCGGTCTTGAACGGCAGCGGCGGCACCGATCATGGCAGCGGCGGCGTGGCCCTGCTGGCCGGCGGCGCGGTGGCTGGCGGCCGCGTGCTGACCGACTGGCCCGGCCTGGCCCCCGCCCAGTTGCTCGACCGCCGCGACCTGCGCCCCACGCAGGACATCCGTGCCGTCATCGGCGCGCTGCTGCAGCGCCAGTTCGGCCTGTCGCAGGCGCAATTGAGGGCCGGCATCCTGCCGGGCGCGCCGGTGTTCGATGATGCGCAGCTGTGGCGAGCCTGA
- a CDS encoding DUF1800 domain-containing protein encodes MHAAALAAHRFGYAETSLRALQADPQAWVLAQFSADSAAANAFDTRGLADAAAALRISREVLRTALQPQPAGSAAASGQGSAASADPARREARQALRQLNLDGLQRRWQHTVRTEAPVAERWAQFWSNHFCVAATKGSTLGLVWPHEHEAIRPQAQGRFVDLLKASTLHPAMLLYLDNAQSMGPDSRAGQRRQRGLNENLARELLELHTLGVGAGYTQADVTETARLLTGWTVRYGSDGQAVFQATLHQPGPKTVLGRRYDEGPQALDALLLELSRHPATAQHLATKLARHFVTDAPPPALVAAVAAAFRASDGDLRATALALFTHPQTWRPDHPPKFKRPDELLLSAHRMLKLPFGDAQLQAGVQAVQAMGQSLGRAPSPQGWPDRSEDWLSPDALFKRVQWAERFAASHANQADARRLAPLSLGDDLSAATQQQIDRAESGAQALALWLASPEFQRR; translated from the coding sequence ATGCACGCTGCCGCCCTTGCCGCCCACCGGTTCGGTTATGCCGAGACCAGCCTGCGCGCGCTGCAGGCCGATCCCCAGGCCTGGGTGCTGGCCCAGTTCAGCGCCGACAGCGCCGCCGCCAACGCCTTCGATACCCGCGGCCTGGCCGATGCCGCCGCCGCGCTGCGCATCAGCCGCGAGGTGCTGCGCACGGCGCTGCAGCCGCAGCCGGCCGGCAGCGCCGCCGCCAGCGGCCAGGGCAGCGCTGCCAGCGCCGACCCGGCCCGCCGCGAGGCCCGCCAGGCGCTGCGCCAGCTCAACCTCGACGGCCTGCAGCGCCGCTGGCAGCACACCGTGCGCACCGAGGCGCCGGTGGCCGAGCGCTGGGCGCAGTTCTGGTCCAACCACTTCTGCGTGGCGGCCACCAAGGGCAGCACGCTGGGCCTGGTGTGGCCGCACGAGCACGAGGCCATCCGGCCGCAGGCCCAGGGCCGTTTTGTCGATCTGCTGAAGGCCTCGACCCTGCACCCGGCCATGCTGCTGTACCTCGACAACGCCCAGTCGATGGGCCCCGATTCACGCGCCGGCCAGCGCCGCCAGCGCGGCCTGAACGAAAACCTCGCACGCGAGCTGCTCGAGCTGCACACCCTGGGCGTGGGCGCCGGCTACACCCAGGCCGATGTCACCGAAACCGCGCGCCTGCTCACCGGCTGGACGGTGCGCTACGGCAGCGATGGCCAGGCCGTGTTCCAGGCCACGCTGCACCAGCCCGGCCCCAAGACCGTGCTGGGCAGGCGTTATGACGAAGGCCCGCAGGCGCTTGACGCGCTGCTGCTCGAGCTCAGCCGCCACCCGGCCACGGCGCAGCACCTGGCCACCAAGCTGGCACGCCATTTCGTCACCGATGCGCCGCCGCCGGCCCTGGTGGCGGCGGTGGCCGCGGCCTTTCGCGCCAGCGATGGCGACCTGCGTGCCACCGCGCTGGCGCTGTTCACGCACCCGCAGACCTGGCGGCCCGACCATCCGCCCAAGTTCAAGCGCCCCGACGAGCTGCTGCTCTCGGCCCACCGCATGCTCAAGCTGCCCTTTGGCGACGCCCAGCTGCAGGCCGGCGTGCAGGCAGTGCAGGCCATGGGCCAGAGCCTGGGCCGCGCACCCTCGCCGCAGGGCTGGCCCGACCGCAGCGAAGACTGGCTGTCGCCCGACGCGCTGTTCAAGCGCGTGCAATGGGCCGAGCGCTTTGCCGCCAGCCATGCCAACCAGGCCGACGCCCGCCGCCTGGCGCCGCTGAGCCTGGGCGACGACCTGAGCGCCGCCACCCAGCAGCAGATCGATCGCGCCGAAAGCGGCGCCCAGGCCCTGGCCCTGTGGCTGGCCAGCCCTGAATTCCAACGGAGGTGA
- a CDS encoding PACE efflux transporter, with the protein MQPRTRRVLQAVLYEFFAIVAVGPVLAWLFAQPLGSTLGLAVLMSTVALAWNYLFNGWFERWESRQPVKGRNWRRRLAHGLGFEGGLVVMLVPVMAWWLNTTLLQALLADLGVLVFFFGYAVVFTWAFDRVFGLPASAAPVAAGADGATAPALATAAKPADRAEGR; encoded by the coding sequence ATGCAACCCCGAACCCGGCGCGTGCTGCAGGCCGTGCTCTACGAGTTTTTTGCCATCGTGGCGGTCGGCCCGGTATTGGCCTGGCTGTTTGCGCAGCCGCTGGGCTCGACGCTGGGGCTGGCGGTGCTGATGTCCACCGTGGCGCTGGCCTGGAACTACCTGTTCAACGGCTGGTTCGAGCGCTGGGAATCGCGCCAGCCGGTCAAGGGCCGCAACTGGCGCCGCCGCCTGGCCCACGGCCTGGGCTTCGAGGGCGGGCTGGTGGTGATGCTGGTGCCGGTGATGGCCTGGTGGCTGAACACCACGCTGCTGCAGGCGCTGCTGGCCGACCTGGGCGTGCTGGTGTTCTTCTTCGGCTACGCGGTGGTGTTCACCTGGGCCTTTGACCGGGTGTTCGGCCTGCCGGCCTCGGCGGCGCCGGTGGCCGCCGGGGCGGATGGGGCCACCGCGCCTGCGCTGGCCACCGCGGCCAAACCGGCTGACCGGGCCGAAGGGCGCTGA
- the nifN gene encoding nitrogenase iron-molybdenum cofactor biosynthesis protein NifN, whose protein sequence is MALVSESKKSCAVNPLKMSQPLGASYAFMGLEGCMPVMHGSQGCTSFGLVLLVRHFKEAIPLQTTAMNEATTIMGGFDNIEKAVLNIRQRARPAIIAICSTGLTETKGDDVEGYLKLVQKRHPEVADTALVYISTPDYVGAFQDGWAAAVKGLIRQLALPGQATVAGRIAILPGGHLNPGDVEELRDIVERFGLEPVFAPDVSGSLDGHIPDDWLGTTLGGTPLQALRTLGSAQHCIAIGEQMRPAAEQLKSQCGVDYTLFTRLTGLSATDAFVMKLAELSGKPVPARLQRQRSQLVDAMLDGHFHFGHKKVALGAEPDLLCAAGHFLTELGAELSVAITTTPSPVLHSMPCSEVVIGDLEDFERLAQAANVDLLITHAHGRQAAERLNKPLFRLGIPIFDRIGNAHTCHVGYRGSRNFVYELGNQFITQIPHHGPDDWPLPPAAIEAARPPAELAAASA, encoded by the coding sequence ATGGCCCTGGTCAGCGAAAGCAAGAAGTCCTGCGCGGTGAACCCGCTGAAGATGAGCCAGCCGCTGGGCGCCAGCTACGCCTTCATGGGCCTGGAAGGCTGCATGCCGGTGATGCACGGCAGCCAGGGCTGCACCTCGTTTGGCCTGGTGCTGCTGGTGCGGCACTTCAAGGAGGCCATCCCGCTGCAGACCACGGCGATGAACGAGGCCACCACCATCATGGGCGGCTTCGACAACATCGAGAAGGCGGTGCTCAACATCCGCCAGCGCGCCAGGCCGGCCATCATCGCCATCTGCTCCACCGGCCTCACCGAGACCAAGGGCGACGATGTCGAGGGCTACCTGAAGCTGGTGCAAAAGCGCCACCCCGAGGTGGCCGACACGGCGCTCGTCTACATCAGCACGCCCGACTACGTGGGTGCGTTCCAGGACGGCTGGGCCGCCGCGGTGAAGGGCCTGATCCGCCAGCTGGCGCTGCCCGGGCAGGCCACGGTGGCGGGCCGCATCGCCATCCTGCCCGGCGGCCACCTGAACCCCGGCGACGTGGAAGAGCTGCGCGACATCGTCGAGCGTTTCGGCCTCGAGCCGGTGTTTGCGCCCGATGTGTCGGGCTCGCTCGACGGCCACATCCCCGACGACTGGCTGGGCACCACGCTGGGCGGCACGCCGCTGCAGGCGCTGCGCACGCTGGGCTCGGCGCAGCACTGCATCGCCATCGGCGAGCAAATGCGCCCGGCCGCCGAGCAGCTCAAAAGCCAGTGCGGCGTGGACTACACCCTGTTCACGCGGCTCACCGGCCTGAGCGCCACCGACGCCTTCGTGATGAAGCTGGCCGAGCTGTCGGGCAAGCCGGTGCCGGCGCGCCTGCAGCGCCAGCGCAGCCAGCTGGTGGATGCGATGCTGGACGGCCACTTCCACTTCGGCCACAAGAAGGTGGCGCTGGGCGCCGAGCCCGACCTGCTGTGCGCGGCCGGGCACTTTCTCACCGAGCTGGGTGCCGAGTTGAGCGTGGCCATCACCACCACGCCCAGCCCGGTGCTGCACAGCATGCCCTGCAGCGAGGTGGTCATCGGCGACCTCGAGGATTTCGAGCGCCTGGCGCAGGCCGCCAATGTGGACCTGCTGATCACCCACGCCCATGGCCGCCAGGCCGCCGAGCGCCTGAACAAGCCGCTGTTTCGCCTGGGCATTCCGATCTTCGACCGCATCGGCAACGCCCACACCTGTCATGTGGGCTACCGCGGCAGCCGCAACTTCGTCTACGAGCTGGGCAACCAGTTCATCACGCAGATTCCGCACCACGGCCCCGACGACTGGCCGCTGCCGCCCGCGGCCATCGAGGCCGCGCGCCCGCCCGCCGAGCTGGCCGCGGCCAGCGCCTGA
- the nifX gene encoding nitrogen fixation protein NifX — protein MKVAFATQDQQRVDAHFGWAKHLAVYEIEPTGYKFVQDYGFGEDLAEDGNEDKLAPKLEAIGDCAIVYVAAIGGSAAARVVAHKIHPVKVTSPEPIMDILDKLQLVLQGTPPPWLRKALAKGQERAHDFEDDEEIKP, from the coding sequence ATGAAAGTCGCCTTCGCCACGCAGGACCAGCAGCGCGTCGACGCGCACTTCGGCTGGGCCAAGCACCTGGCCGTCTACGAGATCGAGCCCACCGGCTACAAGTTCGTGCAGGACTACGGCTTTGGTGAAGACCTGGCCGAAGACGGCAACGAGGACAAGCTCGCGCCCAAGCTCGAGGCCATTGGCGACTGCGCCATCGTCTACGTGGCGGCCATCGGCGGCAGCGCCGCGGCACGCGTGGTGGCGCACAAGATCCACCCGGTGAAGGTGACCTCGCCCGAGCCGATCATGGACATCCTGGACAAGCTGCAGCTGGTGCTGCAAGGCACGCCCCCGCCCTGGTTGCGCAAGGCCCTGGCCAAGGGCCAGGAACGCGCCCACGACTTTGAAGACGATGAGGAAATCAAGCCATGA
- a CDS encoding NifX-associated nitrogen fixation protein: MTDTPVAEKPAPTDDELMRDEFIRELIKQIRAQDTHGTWEGKSDAKLLEPYIITAEQRRAMPLMGDPDPDTLWRLDLFHNAVGLCIEKATQCMVSPMTKMSHEGFGRTVLTTGRLIVVNRHLRDVHRFGYASLAKLAEAGNKLVKEGVGMVETYKDVATYGA; encoded by the coding sequence ATGACCGACACCCCTGTGGCCGAGAAGCCCGCGCCCACCGACGACGAGCTGATGCGCGACGAGTTCATCCGTGAACTCATCAAGCAGATCCGCGCGCAAGACACCCACGGCACCTGGGAGGGCAAGAGCGACGCCAAGCTGCTCGAGCCCTACATCATCACCGCCGAGCAGCGCCGCGCCATGCCGCTGATGGGCGACCCCGATCCCGACACGCTGTGGCGGCTGGATCTGTTCCACAACGCGGTGGGCCTGTGCATCGAGAAGGCCACCCAGTGCATGGTCAGCCCGATGACCAAGATGAGCCACGAGGGCTTTGGCCGCACCGTGCTCACCACCGGCCGGCTGATCGTCGTCAACCGCCACCTGCGCGATGTGCACCGCTTCGGCTATGCCAGCCTGGCCAAGCTGGCCGAGGCCGGCAACAAGCTGGTCAAGGAGGGCGTCGGCATGGTCGAGACCTACAAGGACGTGGCCACCTACGGGGCCTGA
- a CDS encoding CCE_0567 family metalloprotein has product MSDAVDVEALKAAIKKLNAKATQAKMDLHDLSEELPTHWERIPEVAKVAHEAHAALIAARAQLAAVS; this is encoded by the coding sequence ATGAGCGACGCCGTCGATGTCGAGGCCCTCAAGGCCGCGATCAAGAAACTCAACGCCAAGGCCACGCAGGCCAAGATGGACCTGCACGACCTGAGCGAGGAACTGCCCACCCACTGGGAGCGCATCCCCGAGGTGGCCAAGGTGGCGCACGAGGCGCATGCGGCGCTGATCGCCGCGCGTGCCCAGCTCGCCGCCGTGAGCTGA
- the fdxB gene encoding ferredoxin III, nif-specific yields the protein MSQFSVTLPSGETWTPTFVQKINEDTCIGCGRCFRVCPRGVLELVGLDDEGHRVAVGDDEDDDAEYEKKVMTIAHQEMCIGCTACAKICPKKCYTHAAAAV from the coding sequence ATGAGCCAGTTCAGCGTCACCCTGCCTTCGGGCGAAACCTGGACGCCCACCTTCGTGCAGAAGATCAACGAGGACACCTGCATCGGCTGCGGCCGCTGCTTCCGGGTGTGCCCGCGTGGCGTGCTCGAGCTGGTGGGCCTCGATGACGAGGGCCACCGCGTCGCGGTGGGCGACGACGAGGACGACGACGCCGAGTACGAGAAGAAGGTGATGACCATCGCCCACCAGGAGATGTGCATCGGCTGCACTGCCTGCGCCAAGATCTGCCCCAAGAAGTGCTACACCCACGCCGCCGCGGCGGTGTGA
- a CDS encoding nitrogen fixation protein NifQ — MNSRLRPAPMQATPPGAAARPVALALARRASRDDEVDEVRALLLDHTDAAAGTAAAIAAMAEVVALACLGDDHLWQDLQLPSRGELSALMQHWFPSLAARNDRDMKWKKFLYKQLCERAEIQVCKAPSCALCSDHALCFGPE, encoded by the coding sequence ATGAACAGCAGGCTGCGGCCCGCGCCCATGCAGGCCACACCGCCGGGCGCCGCCGCGCGGCCCGTGGCGCTGGCGCTGGCCCGCCGCGCCAGCCGCGACGACGAGGTGGACGAGGTGCGCGCACTGCTGCTCGACCACACCGATGCCGCCGCCGGCACGGCGGCCGCCATCGCCGCCATGGCCGAGGTGGTGGCGCTGGCCTGCCTGGGCGACGACCACCTGTGGCAAGACCTGCAGCTGCCCTCGCGCGGCGAGCTCTCGGCGCTGATGCAGCACTGGTTTCCCAGCCTGGCCGCGCGCAACGACCGCGACATGAAGTGGAAGAAGTTCCTCTACAAGCAGCTGTGCGAGCGCGCCGAGATCCAGGTCTGCAAGGCCCCCAGCTGCGCGCTGTGCAGCGACCACGCGCTGTGCTTCGGGCCCGAGTGA